In Brassica rapa cultivar Chiifu-401-42 chromosome A06, CAAS_Brap_v3.01, whole genome shotgun sequence, a single window of DNA contains:
- the LOC103872256 gene encoding protein indeterminate-domain 6, chloroplastic, translating into MSSSYNNTISSSSTQSFPILAIGANNFNREETAMTMNQRPNSVSPPPRRLRNKPGNPSPDAEVIALSPEEIMATNRFQCEVCQKGFQREQNLQLHRRGHNLPFNLKQKSDEQVRRKVYVCPEPTCVYHDPSRALGDLTGIKKHYYRKHGDEKKFKCEKCNKFYAVESDCKAHFKNCGTKEYRCVCGTKFSRSDSYETHRAFCEALAQESAGNPNLSFTEMLAAAGGSDGSSRHGLYGGASSGLSHNHFGDNSNSGFAPPAAGFNLNRSSSPKFEDFFPQSTNPNHGPTTNFPMQYPSNQGLLARNDQNLMNQHGLINSNNNNNNLFNPGYFQANTQNLSDQTGGPPLFHHADNNVPSALLRGSSMAANNFGGSGNANSQGQMNSLAATSGHQGRPGSSIFDHRLGNNLSIGGPDRRTLDFLGVNGRGGRNEPPLDLDMKFSDPNNPFGNV; encoded by the exons ATGTCTTCATCGTACAACAACACAATTTCATCATCCTCCACTCAGTCTTTCCCAATCTTAGCCATCGGAGCAAACAACTTTAACCGTGAAGAGACGGCGATGACAATGAATCAACGGCCCAACTCCGTTTCTCCACCACCCAGGAGACTAAGAAACAAACCAGGAAACCCAA GTCCAGATGCTGAAGTGATAGCCTTGTCTCCAGAGGAGATAATGGCGACTAACAGGTTCCAATGTGAAGTATGCCAAAAAGGATTTCAAAGAGAGCAGAATCTCCAGCTTCACAGGAGAGGACACAACCTTCCATTTAACCTGAAACAAAAGTCTGACGAACAAGTAAGGAGGAAGGTGTATGTTTGTCCGGAGCCCACGTGCGTCTACCATGATCCGTCACGTGCTCTCGGAGACCTCACAGGAATCAAGAAGCATTATTACCGGAAGCACGGTGATGAGAAGAAGTTTAAATGCGAGAAATGCAATAAGTTTTACGCTGTAGAATCTGATTGCAAAGCCCACTTTAAGAATTGTGGCACCAAAGAGTATCGATGTGTTTGTGGTACCAAATTCTCAAG AAGCGACAGTTACGAGACGCATAGGGCATTCTGTGAGGCATTAGCACAAGAGTCAGCAGGAAACCCTAACTTGAGCTTCACGGAAATGTTAGCAGCCGCTGGTGGAAGTGATGGCAGTAGCAGACATGGATTATACGGCGGTGCTTCTTCTGGCCTCTCTCACAACCATTTTGGTGACAACTCAAACTCTGGTTTTGCCCCTCCAGCCGCAGGTTTTAATCTGAACCGTTCATCGTCCCCAAAGTTTGAAGACTTTTTTCCTCAGTCCACAAACCCTAACCATGGCCCTACTACTAATTTCCCCATGCAATACCCTTCGAACCAAGGACTATTGGCACGGAACGACCAGAATCTCATGAACCAGCACGGTCTcatcaacagcaacaacaacaataacaacttGTTCAATCCCGGATACTTTCAAGCCAACACTCAGAACCTCTCTGATCAGACAGGTGGTCCTCCTCTTTTCCACCATGCTGACAACAACGTTCCTTCTGCTCTGCTTAGAGGGTCAAGTATGGCCGCTAATAACTTTGGAGGCAGTGGTAATGCAAACTCTCAAGGTCAAATGAACTCTCTTGCTGCGACAAGTGGTCATCAAGGCCGGCCCGGTAGCAGCATTTTCGACCATCGTTTGGGAAACAATCTAAGCATCGGAGGCCCTGATAGGCGGACTTTGGACTTTCTTGGCGTTAACGGTCGTGGTGGCCGTAATGAACCTCCTTTGGACCTTGACATGAAGTTTTCAGATCCAAATAATCCATTCGGAAATGTTTGA